A stretch of Shinella zoogloeoides DNA encodes these proteins:
- a CDS encoding phytanoyl-CoA dioxygenase family protein, whose translation MNDIATVIDLAQFRREVETETTKAMCPTAIAIEKNIPIYDGASVVDGIGPEWASVIGSGPGVFVVKRAFTDPGAIDAASAVFRQIIADERAAGTAAGDHFAKAGANDRIWNSLQKLCLRDPAVYARYMANPVIDIACRAWLGPGYQIATQVNQVRPGGKAQAPHRDYHLGFMKPEQMAEYPTHIHATGPTLILQGGVAHCDMPVESGTTKLLPHSQRYLPGYIAATRPEFRDYFEEHYVQLPLEKGDAIFFSPALFHAAGENRTADVVRMVNLIQTASAFARHMETLDRTAMARAVYPHLAALSPAGRRAVIAATADGYPFPTNLDTDPPLGGLAPESQQDVLTRAVAEGWDQARLDAALSAQGAKRAA comes from the coding sequence ATGAATGATATTGCAACGGTGATCGACCTGGCGCAGTTCCGGCGTGAGGTTGAGACCGAGACGACGAAGGCGATGTGCCCGACCGCGATCGCCATCGAGAAGAACATCCCCATCTACGATGGCGCAAGCGTGGTTGACGGTATCGGCCCGGAATGGGCCTCGGTCATCGGCTCGGGGCCGGGTGTGTTCGTTGTCAAGCGCGCCTTCACCGATCCCGGCGCTATAGACGCAGCAAGCGCGGTATTCCGGCAGATCATCGCCGACGAGCGTGCCGCCGGTACGGCCGCAGGCGATCATTTCGCGAAGGCTGGCGCCAACGACCGCATCTGGAACAGCTTGCAGAAGCTGTGCCTTCGCGACCCGGCCGTCTATGCCCGGTACATGGCAAACCCGGTCATCGATATCGCCTGCCGCGCCTGGCTTGGCCCGGGCTACCAGATCGCGACGCAAGTCAACCAGGTGCGTCCCGGCGGCAAGGCGCAGGCCCCGCATCGCGACTACCATCTAGGCTTCATGAAGCCCGAGCAGATGGCGGAGTATCCGACGCATATCCACGCGACCGGCCCCACGCTGATCCTGCAAGGAGGCGTTGCCCATTGCGACATGCCCGTCGAGAGCGGCACGACGAAGCTCCTGCCGCACTCGCAGCGCTATCTGCCTGGCTACATTGCCGCCACACGCCCGGAATTCCGCGACTATTTCGAGGAGCATTATGTCCAGCTTCCGCTGGAAAAGGGCGATGCCATCTTCTTCAGCCCGGCCCTGTTTCATGCCGCGGGGGAGAACCGCACGGCGGATGTGGTGCGTATGGTGAACCTCATCCAGACGGCTTCCGCCTTCGCCCGCCACATGGAAACCCTCGACCGCACCGCCATGGCGCGCGCGGTGTATCCGCATCTTGCGGCGCTCTCTCCGGCTGGACGGCGGGCGGTCATCGCCGCAACGGCGGACGGGTATCCGTTCCCGACCAATCTCGACACGGATCCGCCGCTTGGCGGCCTTGCCCCGGAGAGCCAGCAGGACGTGCTGACCAGGGCTGTTGCCGAAGGCTGGGACCAGGCCCGCCTCGATGCGGCTCTTTCGGCACAGGGCGCAAAGCGCGCGGCCTGA
- a CDS encoding Lrp/AsnC family transcriptional regulator, whose protein sequence is MTNWRLDQTDIQILDQLQKNARISNNELAKAAGLSPSPCSRRVQELEASGVIKSFNALLDPRALNLKVNVFITVKMERQLDDKLFEQKIVEFPEVMDCYYLSGSADYILRVILSDLEEYNVFLSEKIGKIPGVRNITSSFALKQVVHRTSLPLPQQPPET, encoded by the coding sequence ATGACAAATTGGCGACTGGATCAGACGGATATTCAAATCCTGGACCAACTGCAAAAGAACGCGCGCATATCCAACAACGAGTTGGCCAAGGCCGCCGGCCTGTCTCCCTCTCCATGCTCGCGCCGCGTGCAGGAGCTGGAAGCCTCCGGGGTCATCAAGAGCTTCAACGCGCTGCTCGATCCTCGCGCGCTGAACCTTAAGGTGAATGTCTTCATCACCGTCAAGATGGAGCGTCAGCTCGACGACAAGCTGTTCGAGCAGAAGATCGTAGAGTTCCCCGAAGTCATGGATTGCTACTACCTGTCCGGATCGGCCGACTACATTCTGCGCGTCATCCTGAGCGATCTGGAGGAATATAATGTCTTCCTTTCGGAGAAGATCGGCAAGATTCCCGGTGTTCGGAACATCACGTCCAGCTTCGCCTTGAAGCAGGTCGTTCACCGTACCTCTCTGCCCCTTCCGCAGCAGCCCCCCGAAACGTGA